A window of Negativicutes bacterium genomic DNA:
AATCACCGGAATACTCCAGGATGACGGTTGTTATTCATGGTGATGAGTCGGTTATTACTCAAATGATTAAGCAATTGGAAAAGTTATTGGAAGTTGTGGCTGTACAAACTTTGGCGTCAGATTCATCTGTTACCAGAGGTATGACCTTAATAAAGGTAAATGCCGAGGAACAATCAAGGATGGAAATCCTGAAAATAGCAGAGGTTTTTCGCGCAAAAGTTGTAGATGTACAAAAAACAACTCTTATATTAGAGATTACCGGCGATGATGAAAAAATTGACGCATTTGCGAAATTATTATCACCGTATGGCATTCTTGAGACAATCCGTACCGGACTAATTGGTTTGGAACGGGGAGATCATACAATTTATCAACAATGTGAGGAGAGAGATTATTATGGCAAAGATGTATTATGAACAAGATGCAAATTGGGAGCTTATGCAAGGTAAAACTGTAGCGATCATTGGTTATGGTAGCCAAGGTCACGCACATGCTCTTAACTTAAAAGACAGTGGTGTGAATGTAATAGTTGGTCTTTATGAAGGTAGTAAATCAAGAGCTAAAGCTGAAGAAGCTGGCTTGAAAGTAGCAACTGTTGCTGAGGCGGTTAAAGCTGCTGACTTAACAATGATTCTTATCCCTGATGAAAAACAAGCTCAAGTTTACAAACAAGATATTGAGCCAAACTTAAAAGCTAACAGTGCATTAGTATTTGCTCATGGTTTTAACATTCATTTCCAACAAATCGTTGCACCGGCAAATGTTGACGTATTCATGGTAGCACCTAAAGGTCCTGGACATTTAGTGCGTCGTGTATTCACTGAAGGTGGTGGAGTACCATGTGTAATGGCTGTTCATCAAGATGCAACTGGTAATGCAAAAGACTTAGCACTTGCTTATGCTAAAGGTATTGGTGGAGCTAGAGCAGGCGTACTTACTACTACTTTCAAAGAAGAAACTGAAACTGATTTATTTGGTGAGCAAGCAGTATTATGTGGTGGTTGTTCCGAACTTATCAAAGCAGGTTTTGAAACATTAGTAGAAGCTGGTTACCAACCAGAAATCGCTTACTTTGAGTGTTTACATGAAATGAAATTAATCGTTGATTTAATGTATGAAGGCGGAATGGCTAACATGCGTTATTCTATCAGTGACACTGCTGAATATGGCGATTATATGATTGGACCACGTGTTGTAACTGATGAAACACGTGCTGAAATGAGAAAAGTGTTAAGCGAAATCCAAAATGGTATTTTCGCAAGAAATTGGATCTTGGAAAACCAAGCTAACCGTCCTGAATTTTTAGCTAGAAGACGTAGAGGGGCAGAGCATCAAATTGAAGTAGTGGGTAAAGAATTACGTTCAATGATGACTTGGTTAAATAAAAAATAATTTTCTAGCGTTTATATAGTTCAATTTTAAATACGGCTTACGCTTACAACTTTTATATAGTAGGGCGTAAGCCGTTTTAATATAGGGAGCAATAAATCATGACCGATAAAATTAAAATTTTTGATACGACATTGCGCGATGGTGAGCAAATGCCGGGTGTCTGTTTAGATGAAAATGAAAAATTGGAAATAGCCCAAGCCTTAGCAAAAATGAAAGTTGATACTATTGAAGCCGGGTTTCCATTTGCTTCACAAGCAGATTTTAGAGCAGTAGCCTTAATTTCTGAAAAAATAACCGATGTTACAGTGGCAGCATTAGCAAGAGCCAGTCAAAAAGATATAGATGTGGCTAGACAAGCTTTAGAAAAGGCTAAAAATCCTTGTATTCATACTTATATTGCAACCAGTGATATTCATTTGCAACATAAGCTAAAGATGACTAGAGCTCAAGTGTTATTGCATGCTCAAGAAGCAGTACGTTACGCTAAGCAATTTGTAGAAAATGTAGAGTTTTCGGCAGAAGATGCAGCACGGTCTGATTGGGATTTTTTATGTCAGGTTTATAGCTCAGTGATATCAGCTGGTGCTACGACTATTAATGTGCCTGATACTGTTGGCTATGCGACGCCGGCTGAGTTTGGGGCATTGATAAAGTACATCAGAGAAAATGTGGTTGGGATTGAAAAAGCAATTATCAGTGTGCATTGTCATGACGATTTATCAATGGCTGTAGCAAACTCTTTGGCAGGAGTTTATAATGGAGCAATGCAAGTTGAATGTACGATTAATGGTTTGGGTGAAAGAGCTGGTAATGCGAGTATGGAAGCTATTGTCATGGCACTAAATACCCGTAAGGATTATTATAAAAAAGCGACTTGTATTGATACTAAACAGATTTATCGTACAGCTAAAATGGTCAGCACTTTAACCGGAGTAATGATAGCACCTAATAAGGCGATTGTGGGTGATAATGCCTTTTCACACGAATCAGGTATTCATCAGCAAGGAATATTAAATAATGCCTTAACTTATGAAATAATGAACCCGGAGAGTATTGGGGTTAGTCGTAATGCTATTGTTTTGGGTAAACATTCCGGAAAACATGCTTTTGAAGAGCGAATTATCCATTTAGGTTATGAATTAGATGAAGACAGCATTGAAAAATTGTTTGTCCAATTTAAAGAATTAGCGGATCGGAAAAAAACTATTTTTGACCGCGATATTGAGGCATTAATTACTGCCAAAAAAAATGAAATAAAAGAATATTATCAGTTGATAAGTCATAATGTATTAAGCGGTAACAAAACTACCTCTACGGCCTCAGTGCAGTTGCGATACGGCACAAAAGAGCTAGAAGAAGCCAGTTGTGGTGATGGTCCGGTTGATGCGGTCTTTAAAGCGATTAAAAAAGCTGTTAATATTGGTGATATAAATTTAAAAGATTATCAATTAAAAGCAATTACATCTGGACATGATGCTTTGGGTGAAGCAACGGTTTGGATTGAAAAAGACGGCAAGATTTATAGTGGCAGAGGTTTAAGTACTGATGTGATAGAGGCGAGTGTTAGAGCTTATATCATTGCTATTAATAAAATTGTTGCAGCAAAAGATATTAAAGAGCGAAAATTTCAAGGGGGTATATAAATGGGAATGAATATGACTGAAAAAATATTTGCACGTCATGCCGGTTTGGACAAAGTTGTTCCGGGCCAATTGATTAAGTGTAAACTGGATTTAGTTCTTGGAAATGATATTACTTCACCACCGGCTATTACTGAATTTAACAAAATAGGTAAACCTGTTTTTGATAAAAATAAAATTGCGTTAGTGCCGGATCATTTTACACCTAATAAAGATATAAAATCAGCCCAAATGGCTAAAATAGTTCGTGAGTTTGCCCGTAAACATGAAATTGTAAATTACTTTGAAGTTGGGCAAATGGGAATTGAACATGTTATTTTACCGGAGAAGGGTTTAGTTGCACCGGGAGATCTTATTATTGGGGCGGATTCTCATACTTGTACTTATGGTGCAGTAGGTGCTTTTGCTACTGGCGTAGGTTCTACTGATATGGGAGCAGCGATGGCAACCGGTGAGACTTGGTTTAAAGTTCCGGCGGCGATAAAAGTTGAATTGACTGGTAAAATGCCACAGTATGTAACCGGTAAGGATGTAATTTTGACGCTAATTGGGATGATTGGTGTTGATGGTGCGCGTTATCAATCGCTGGAGTTCTGTGGTGATGGTATTGCAAATTTAAGTATGACAGACCGTTTAACAATTGCTAACATGGCAATTGAAGCTGGTGCGAAAAATGGGATCTTCCCAGTTGATGATATTACTAAAGCTTATATTAAAGATAGAGTGACCAAACCTTATGAAATCGTGGAAGCTGATGCTGATGCAAAATACGATAGTGTTGTAAAAATTAATTTGGCAGAATTATTGCCGGTAGTGGCGCTACCTCATTTACCTGAAAATGTTAAAAACGTAAAAGACATTGCTGAAATTAAAATAGATCAAGTTGTTATTGGTTCTTGTACTAATGGTCGTATTGAAGATTTACAGCAAGCGGCAGAAGTTATGCAGGGGAAAGCTGTGCATCGTGATGTTAGAGCAATCATTATTCCGGGAAGCCAAGCTGTTTATTTAGAAGCAGTTAAATTGGGCTATATTGAAACTTTTATTAATGCGGGTGCTATTGTCAGCACGCCGACTTGTGGACCATGTCTTGGTGGTTATATGGGAATATTGGCAGCCGGAGAAAGAGCGGTAGCAACTACTAACCGTAATTTCAGAGGTCGTATGGGTCATGTTGATAGTGAAGTTTATTTAGCAGGTCCTTATGTAGCGGCAGCAAGTGCTATTTTGGGCAAAATTGCTCTTCCGGAGGAGGTAAAATAATGATATTAGAAGGTAAAGTTTGGCGTTATGGCGATAATGTTGATACAGATGTAATTATTCCGGCTCGTTATTTGAATACTGCTGATCCAAAAGAATTGGCAGCTCATTGTATGGAAGATATTGATGAGTCGTTTGCAAAAAATGTTAAACCTGGTGATATTATTGTTGCTGATAAAAATTTTGGTTGCGGTTCATCACGCGAACATGCTCCGGTAGCGATTAAAGCTAGTGGAGTGCCAATTGTTATTGCCGATAGTTTTGCGAGAATTTTTTATCGTAATGCGATTAATATTGGATTACCGTTATTGGAAATTGGTGAGGCTGTTAGTAAATTTAAAGCAGGCGATAAAATTCGTATTGATGTGTCAAATGGAACAGTAGAAAATTTAAATACCGGTGAAAGCTTTAAGGCACAACCGTTACCAGGCTTTATACAAGATATTGCAAAGCTTGGCGGATTAATTAATTATGTTAAGGAGGCTAACAATGGCTAAAAACATAGTTGTTATTCCTGGTGATGGTATTGGTGAAGAAATTACCGCTGCCGCAGTTCAAGTTTTAGAAAAAATTTCTCAAAAACATTCTTTGAATTTGGAATTTGCGAAACATCATGCCGGCGGTGCGGCGATTGATTTATATGGTGAACCATTACCTAAAAGCACGATTGATGCTGCTAAACAAGCTGATGCAGTATTGTTGGGAGCTGTGGGTGGTTATAAATGGGATAATGTTGCTCCACATTTAAGACCGGAAAAAGCAATCTTAGGATTGAGAAAAGAATTAGGATTATATGCGAATTTGCGCCCGGTAAAAGTTCCGGCAACTTTAGCAGAATATTCTCCTTTAAAACCGGAAATTGTTAGCGATATTGACATTGTTATTGTTAGAGAGCTAACCGGTGGAATTTATTTTGGCGAGAAATGTGAATCAGAACAACGCGACGGTGTTGAATGTGCTTGGGATGTTGAAATATACAGTGAGCCGGAAGTAGAGCGAATTATGAAAATAGCTTGTGAAACTGCACAAAAACGTTCCGGCAAAATTGTATCAGTTGATAAAGCTAATGTTTTAGCATCATCTAGATTATGGCGGAAAACTGTGGCTAAAGTAGTAGCAGATTACAGTGATGTAGCTGTTAGCAATATGTATGTTGACAATTGTGCAATGCAACTTGCTTTAAATCCTAAAAGTTTTGATGTTATAGTTACTAGTAATTTGTTTGGCGATATTTTAAGTGATGAGGCGGCAGTGCTTGGTGGTTCAATCGGCATGATGCCATCAGCTAGCTTAGGTGATGGGACAGGTCTATATGAACCTATTCATGGCTCTGCTCCGGATATAGCTGGACAGGGGATTGCTAATCCAATCGGTACTATCTTATCAGGTGCGATGTTGCTTCGTTATTCGTTAAATGAAGAAGCGGCAGCACTTGACATTGAAAAAGCCGTAGAGAGCGTCTTAGCAGAAGGATATCGTACTGCTGATTTGTATCGTGAAGGTTTGAAAAAAGTTTCAACGACAGAAATGGCTGCTTTGATTACTGCAAAGATTTAAATAATAATAGCATAACTGATAATGTGAGTTAGCTTACATATTAGTTATGCTATTGATTTTTAAGATAAATTAATTAATAATGTTTTTTTTAATTGTTTTTGTATTATAATATTTACCAAGTAATAAATTATTTTATGTTAAAGGAGGACAATTAACCGTGAAAATAACTGGAGCTAAAGCAGTGGTAGAATGTTTATTAGAACAAGGTGTTGATACGGTATTTGGTTATCCCGGCGGAATGATATTGCCTCTTTATGATGCTATGCAAGGTGTAAAAAACTTAAAACACATTTTGACCGTCCATGAACAAGGTTCGGCGCATGCTGCTGATGGCTATGCCAGAGCCAGTGGTAAGGTTGGGGTATGTATCGCGACGTCAGGACCGGGGGCAACTAATTTAGTAACAGGTTTAGCTACAGCCTTTATGGACTCAGTACCGGTGGTTGCGATAACCGGCCAAGTTGAAACTTCCTTGTTAGGACGAGATGCATTTCAAGAAGTAGATATTGTCGGTATAACGATGCCGATTACTAAACATAATTTTCAAATTAAAGATATAAAAAAATTAGCACAAACAATTAGATTAGCTTTTAAAATTGCAAAATCCGGACGACAAGGTCCTGTATTGATAGATATACCGCGTGATATTTTGAATGCGGAAATTAATTTTGATGCTGTACCAGCAACAATGATTAATGGTAGCAACGTTTATAGCAATTATGGTGAATGTGAAAAAGCGGTTGCTGAAGCGGTAGAAATGATTAACAAAGCAAAAAAACCAGTGGTAGTAGTAGGGGGGGGCGTAAATTCTGCCGGTGCTAGTGCTGAGGTTAAAGCTTTTGTCGAAAAATATAATTTACCGGTTGTTAGTACATTAATGGGACTAGGCGCTTTTCCTCGTCGCCATCCTCAATCGTTAGGATTGACGGGATTACATGGCTTGAAACCAGCTAATAATGCGGTTCACGAAGCAGATGTAGTTATTGCGATTGGTAGTCGTTTTAGTGATAGATTAACGGGTAATCGTGATAAGTATTCCAATGATAAATATGTTATTCATATTGATATTGATCCGGCGGAAATAGATAAAAATGTTATGGCCGGAGTTGGTTTGCCGGGGGAAATAAAAGCTATTATTAATATGATTAATAAGTTTGATAATACAAATAATATCAGTAGTTGGTGGGCAGATATTAATGCGTGGCGACTTGAGTATAAAGTTACCTATGATGATAAATATTTAAATGTA
This region includes:
- a CDS encoding 2-isopropylmalate synthase, which encodes MTDKIKIFDTTLRDGEQMPGVCLDENEKLEIAQALAKMKVDTIEAGFPFASQADFRAVALISEKITDVTVAALARASQKDIDVARQALEKAKNPCIHTYIATSDIHLQHKLKMTRAQVLLHAQEAVRYAKQFVENVEFSAEDAARSDWDFLCQVYSSVISAGATTINVPDTVGYATPAEFGALIKYIRENVVGIEKAIISVHCHDDLSMAVANSLAGVYNGAMQVECTINGLGERAGNASMEAIVMALNTRKDYYKKATCIDTKQIYRTAKMVSTLTGVMIAPNKAIVGDNAFSHESGIHQQGILNNALTYEIMNPESIGVSRNAIVLGKHSGKHAFEERIIHLGYELDEDSIEKLFVQFKELADRKKTIFDRDIEALITAKKNEIKEYYQLISHNVLSGNKTTSTASVQLRYGTKELEEASCGDGPVDAVFKAIKKAVNIGDINLKDYQLKAITSGHDALGEATVWIEKDGKIYSGRGLSTDVIEASVRAYIIAINKIVAAKDIKERKFQGGI
- the ilvN gene encoding acetolactate synthase small subunit, producing MKHVLSVLVQNQPGVLVRVASMFSRREFNIDSLSVGVTQSPEYSRMTVVIHGDESVITQMIKQLEKLLEVVAVQTLASDSSVTRGMTLIKVNAEEQSRMEILKIAEVFRAKVVDVQKTTLILEITGDDEKIDAFAKLLSPYGILETIRTGLIGLERGDHTIYQQCEERDYYGKDVL
- the ilvB gene encoding biosynthetic-type acetolactate synthase large subunit, giving the protein MTGAKAVVECLLEQGVDTVFGYPGGMILPLYDAMQGVKNLKHILTVHEQGSAHAADGYARASGKVGVCIATSGPGATNLVTGLATAFMDSVPVVAITGQVETSLLGRDAFQEVDIVGITMPITKHNFQIKDIKKLAQTIRLAFKIAKSGRQGPVLIDIPRDILNAEINFDAVPATMINGSNVYSNYGECEKAVAEAVEMINKAKKPVVVVGGGVNSAGASAEVKAFVEKYNLPVVSTLMGLGAFPRRHPQSLGLTGLHGLKPANNAVHEADVVIAIGSRFSDRLTGNRDKYSNDKYVIHIDIDPAEIDKNVMAGVGLPGEIKAIINMINKFDNTNNISSWWADINAWRLEYKVTYDDKYLNVPWLMNHISESTKDEEVVFVTDVGQHQMWAAQNLQIDSPRTWLTSGGLGAMGFGLPAALGAQLAQPQKRVISFSGDGGIKMTGNELFTIVQNCLPVIAIIINNSCLGMIRQLQHVYYDRRYTSCCLATEMDFAMYAKSFGIESVSVETPKDFITAFKEAWKKKTPQVIVVNVNKEFVAPMTKPGANINQFVDL
- the ilvC gene encoding ketol-acid reductoisomerase, whose protein sequence is MAKMYYEQDANWELMQGKTVAIIGYGSQGHAHALNLKDSGVNVIVGLYEGSKSRAKAEEAGLKVATVAEAVKAADLTMILIPDEKQAQVYKQDIEPNLKANSALVFAHGFNIHFQQIVAPANVDVFMVAPKGPGHLVRRVFTEGGGVPCVMAVHQDATGNAKDLALAYAKGIGGARAGVLTTTFKEETETDLFGEQAVLCGGCSELIKAGFETLVEAGYQPEIAYFECLHEMKLIVDLMYEGGMANMRYSISDTAEYGDYMIGPRVVTDETRAEMRKVLSEIQNGIFARNWILENQANRPEFLARRRRGAEHQIEVVGKELRSMMTWLNKK
- the leuC gene encoding 3-isopropylmalate dehydratase large subunit, giving the protein MGMNMTEKIFARHAGLDKVVPGQLIKCKLDLVLGNDITSPPAITEFNKIGKPVFDKNKIALVPDHFTPNKDIKSAQMAKIVREFARKHEIVNYFEVGQMGIEHVILPEKGLVAPGDLIIGADSHTCTYGAVGAFATGVGSTDMGAAMATGETWFKVPAAIKVELTGKMPQYVTGKDVILTLIGMIGVDGARYQSLEFCGDGIANLSMTDRLTIANMAIEAGAKNGIFPVDDITKAYIKDRVTKPYEIVEADADAKYDSVVKINLAELLPVVALPHLPENVKNVKDIAEIKIDQVVIGSCTNGRIEDLQQAAEVMQGKAVHRDVRAIIIPGSQAVYLEAVKLGYIETFINAGAIVSTPTCGPCLGGYMGILAAGERAVATTNRNFRGRMGHVDSEVYLAGPYVAAASAILGKIALPEEVK
- the leuB gene encoding 3-isopropylmalate dehydrogenase, translating into MAKNIVVIPGDGIGEEITAAAVQVLEKISQKHSLNLEFAKHHAGGAAIDLYGEPLPKSTIDAAKQADAVLLGAVGGYKWDNVAPHLRPEKAILGLRKELGLYANLRPVKVPATLAEYSPLKPEIVSDIDIVIVRELTGGIYFGEKCESEQRDGVECAWDVEIYSEPEVERIMKIACETAQKRSGKIVSVDKANVLASSRLWRKTVAKVVADYSDVAVSNMYVDNCAMQLALNPKSFDVIVTSNLFGDILSDEAAVLGGSIGMMPSASLGDGTGLYEPIHGSAPDIAGQGIANPIGTILSGAMLLRYSLNEEAAALDIEKAVESVLAEGYRTADLYREGLKKVSTTEMAALITAKI
- the leuD gene encoding 3-isopropylmalate dehydratase small subunit, which produces MILEGKVWRYGDNVDTDVIIPARYLNTADPKELAAHCMEDIDESFAKNVKPGDIIVADKNFGCGSSREHAPVAIKASGVPIVIADSFARIFYRNAINIGLPLLEIGEAVSKFKAGDKIRIDVSNGTVENLNTGESFKAQPLPGFIQDIAKLGGLINYVKEANNG